A window from Microbacterium ginsengiterrae encodes these proteins:
- a CDS encoding DUF1697 domain-containing protein, whose amino-acid sequence MSSAPSRRSALLLRAVNVSGRNRVPMARLREVLESETDLEDVSTYIASGNILCRSPRDHAAACARVRAVVAEEFGVDTSVIARTHDELVAGLASLPFPSGEEKLVHAMFLEAVPSKGALETLESRLVPGEALALVGRDLWIRYSSEGVHATKLTKAVLDRALGVPGTARNLRTTRRLADLTAS is encoded by the coding sequence ATGAGCAGTGCACCATCCCGCCGCAGCGCCCTGCTCCTGCGCGCAGTGAACGTCAGCGGACGCAACCGCGTGCCGATGGCGCGGCTGCGCGAGGTGCTCGAGTCCGAGACCGACCTCGAGGACGTGTCGACGTACATCGCCAGCGGGAACATCCTGTGTCGGTCGCCGCGCGATCACGCCGCCGCATGCGCCCGTGTTCGCGCCGTGGTCGCCGAGGAGTTCGGCGTGGACACATCCGTGATCGCGCGGACGCATGACGAACTCGTCGCGGGGCTGGCATCGCTTCCGTTCCCATCGGGGGAGGAGAAGCTCGTGCACGCGATGTTCCTCGAGGCGGTGCCTTCAAAGGGCGCCCTCGAGACGCTCGAGTCCCGACTGGTCCCGGGGGAGGCGCTCGCGCTCGTCGGCCGCGACCTGTGGATCCGGTACAGCAGCGAGGGCGTCCATGCGACGAAGCTCACCAAAGCTGTGCTGGACCGCGCGCTCGGCGTCCCGGGGACCGCGCGGAACCTTCGGACGACGCGACGACTCGCGGACCTCACCGCCTCGTAG
- a CDS encoding fasciclin domain-containing protein, whose amino-acid sequence MFSTKKKMTAALSLGFASVLVLAGCSMSDDTADEPMEEPAMPETSEAAPDTMDPAANLVGPGCEAYAEEVPDGAGSIMGMSQDPVAVAASNNPLLTTLVSAVSGQLNPDVDLVDTLNGDEFTVFAPVDEAFAMIDVDTIETLKTDSDLLTSILTYHVVPGQIEPADIAGMHMTVQGGEVEVTGEGDMWMVNDANVICGGVQTANATVYLIDSVLMPPAE is encoded by the coding sequence ATGTTCAGCACCAAGAAGAAGATGACCGCAGCACTGTCGCTCGGATTCGCCAGCGTTCTCGTGCTGGCGGGTTGCTCGATGAGCGATGACACGGCCGACGAGCCCATGGAGGAGCCGGCGATGCCGGAGACCTCGGAGGCGGCCCCCGACACCATGGACCCCGCGGCCAACCTCGTCGGCCCCGGTTGTGAGGCCTATGCAGAAGAGGTCCCGGACGGCGCCGGCTCGATCATGGGCATGTCTCAGGACCCCGTGGCCGTCGCGGCGTCCAACAACCCGCTGCTGACGACGCTCGTCTCGGCTGTGAGCGGCCAGCTGAACCCCGATGTCGACCTCGTCGACACTCTCAACGGCGATGAGTTCACCGTGTTCGCCCCGGTCGACGAGGCTTTCGCGATGATCGACGTCGACACGATCGAGACGCTGAAGACGGATTCCGACCTGCTCACGTCGATCCTCACCTACCACGTCGTCCCCGGTCAGATCGAGCCGGCCGACATCGCCGGTATGCACATGACCGTGCAGGGCGGCGAGGTCGAGGTCACCGGCGAGGGCGACATGTGGATGGTCAACGACGCCAACGTGATCTGCGGTGGCGTGCAGACGGCCAACGCGACCGTGTACCTGATCGACTCGGTCCTCATGCCCCCGGCTGAGTAA
- a CDS encoding alpha/beta hydrolase — MNTRQTSRLRRITTIAAGLAAAAMMLSGCLYAVIPEGQEPRPSSTNAPDTDGVSADLLPFYDQTLEWTSCERGGASFDCTYVTAPLDWENPADGEIELSVVRHQAPGAPMGSLLTNPGGPGGSGRDFILDSMTYAVGDDLLQNYDVIGFDPRGVGDSTAVRCFDAAGMDAYLYDIPAAPRGTTEWEDELTQRNQEFADACEANSDGILPFITTVNSARDMDLIRAVLGDSQLNYLGYSYGTFLGATYAELYPEKAGRLVLDGAIDPAVSGLEVGTTQALGFESALRAYMQNCLDSGSCPFNGTVDEAMADLGALLAAVDRTPLENGDGRMLGADSLMTAIIVTLYSQDTWSVLTQGLDAALQGDPSVAFYLADAYNAREDGVYLDNSSEAFRAYNCMDYPVEDDEAAEDAAEAKIADGAPTVAPYWSGPDSCEVWPYPPTGARGEIHAEGAGPILVVGTTNDPATPYEWSVSLAEQLDEGVLITRVGEGHTGYNKGNLCVDDAVVAFFLDGAVPEADVTCE; from the coding sequence GTGAACACTCGACAGACGTCCCGCCTGCGCCGGATCACGACCATCGCCGCAGGGCTGGCCGCTGCGGCCATGATGCTCAGCGGATGCCTGTACGCCGTCATCCCCGAGGGGCAGGAGCCCCGCCCCTCATCGACCAACGCGCCCGACACCGACGGCGTCTCCGCCGATCTCCTGCCGTTCTACGATCAGACGCTCGAGTGGACTTCCTGCGAGCGTGGTGGAGCGAGCTTCGACTGCACGTACGTCACAGCGCCGCTGGACTGGGAGAACCCCGCCGACGGTGAGATCGAGCTCTCGGTCGTCCGTCACCAGGCTCCTGGTGCGCCGATGGGCTCGTTGCTGACGAACCCCGGCGGCCCAGGCGGCAGCGGGCGCGACTTCATCCTCGACAGCATGACCTACGCCGTCGGCGACGACCTGCTCCAGAACTACGACGTGATCGGCTTCGACCCCCGTGGCGTCGGCGACTCCACTGCGGTGCGGTGCTTCGACGCCGCCGGTATGGACGCCTATCTCTACGACATCCCGGCCGCGCCCCGAGGGACGACGGAGTGGGAGGACGAGCTCACCCAGCGGAACCAGGAGTTCGCCGACGCCTGCGAGGCGAACAGTGACGGCATCCTGCCGTTCATCACCACCGTGAACTCAGCGAGGGACATGGACCTCATCCGCGCCGTCCTCGGCGACTCGCAACTGAACTACCTCGGCTACTCGTACGGCACGTTCCTCGGCGCCACCTACGCGGAGCTGTACCCCGAGAAGGCCGGCCGTCTCGTGCTCGACGGTGCCATCGACCCGGCAGTCTCCGGGCTTGAGGTCGGGACCACGCAGGCGCTCGGCTTCGAGTCAGCGCTGCGCGCATACATGCAGAACTGCCTCGACTCCGGCTCCTGCCCCTTCAACGGCACGGTCGACGAGGCGATGGCCGATCTCGGTGCGCTGCTGGCCGCCGTCGACCGCACGCCGCTGGAGAACGGCGACGGTCGGATGCTGGGCGCCGACTCGCTGATGACGGCGATCATCGTCACGCTGTACTCCCAGGACACCTGGTCCGTGCTCACCCAGGGCCTCGACGCGGCGCTGCAGGGCGACCCGAGCGTGGCGTTCTACCTCGCCGACGCGTACAACGCGCGCGAGGATGGCGTGTACCTCGACAACTCCAGTGAGGCGTTCCGCGCATACAACTGCATGGACTACCCCGTGGAGGACGACGAGGCAGCCGAGGACGCCGCCGAGGCGAAGATCGCCGACGGCGCCCCGACGGTCGCGCCGTACTGGAGCGGACCCGATTCCTGCGAGGTGTGGCCATACCCGCCCACCGGTGCGCGTGGTGAGATCCACGCCGAGGGGGCAGGACCGATCCTCGTCGTCGGGACGACCAACGACCCGGCGACACCGTACGAGTGGTCGGTCTCGCTGGCCGAGCAGCTCGACGAGGGCGTCCTCATCACCCGCGTCGGCGAGGGGCACACGGGATACAACAAGGGCAACCTCTGTGTGGACGACGCCGTGGTGGCCTTCTTCCTCGACGGCGCGGTCCCCGAGGCGGACGTGACCTGCGAGTGA
- a CDS encoding Rv3654c family TadE-like protein: MAGTALSAAVLSVAGALAIGLAAVGGAAVTAQRAAGAADAAALAAADAASGAIVTDDEPCALAARVAAASRATLVECAVDGLMVTVQVQAAYSGLAAASRARAGPPEGS; encoded by the coding sequence ATGGCGGGCACGGCGCTCTCGGCGGCTGTCCTCTCGGTGGCGGGTGCCCTCGCCATCGGTCTGGCCGCCGTGGGCGGGGCGGCGGTCACGGCTCAGCGAGCCGCCGGTGCTGCCGACGCCGCAGCGCTCGCCGCAGCCGACGCCGCATCGGGAGCGATCGTGACGGACGACGAGCCCTGTGCGCTCGCCGCCAGGGTCGCGGCGGCCTCTCGGGCGACCCTCGTCGAATGCGCGGTCGACGGACTCATGGTGACCGTGCAGGTGCAGGCGGCGTACTCTGGTCTTGCTGCCGCGTCCCGCGCCCGAGCAGGGCCACCCGAGGGATCATGA
- the tmk gene encoding dTMP kinase — translation MTSRSGVWITLEGGDGSGKTTQAELLERWLIDQGHTVLRTREPGGSEVGQLIRDIVLHHRGDIAPRAEALLYAADRAHHVATVVRPALERGEVVLQDRYLDSSVAYQGAGRVLDATEIRDLSLWATDGALPDLTLLLDLDPSVARARLDSADKPFDRLEAEKLDFHTRVRRAYLALADGAPERFLILDAAAPAEEIAAAARDRVASLL, via the coding sequence GTGACCTCACGCTCCGGTGTCTGGATCACCCTCGAGGGTGGCGACGGCTCGGGGAAGACGACGCAGGCGGAGCTCCTCGAGCGCTGGTTGATCGACCAGGGGCATACGGTGCTGCGTACGCGCGAACCCGGCGGCAGCGAGGTGGGGCAACTCATCCGCGACATCGTCCTGCACCACCGAGGAGACATCGCCCCTCGTGCGGAAGCGCTGCTGTACGCGGCCGATCGCGCGCATCACGTGGCGACGGTGGTCCGACCGGCGCTCGAGCGTGGCGAGGTCGTCCTGCAGGATCGTTACCTCGACTCCTCCGTCGCCTACCAGGGGGCGGGGCGCGTCCTCGACGCGACGGAGATCCGCGACCTCTCCCTGTGGGCGACCGACGGCGCGCTGCCGGATCTGACGCTGCTGCTCGATCTCGACCCCTCCGTCGCCCGCGCACGGCTCGACTCGGCGGACAAGCCGTTCGACCGCCTGGAGGCGGAGAAACTCGACTTCCACACGCGTGTGCGGCGGGCCTACCTCGCCCTTGCCGATGGCGCGCCTGAGCGATTCCTCATCCTGGACGCCGCAGCGCCGGCGGAGGAGATCGCCGCGGCGGCAAGGGACCGCGTCGCCTCGCTCCTGTGA
- a CDS encoding DNA polymerase III subunit delta' has protein sequence MTATLAPFPWTDVWGQDAAVEALRSAASDPASLSHAWLITGPPGSGRSTLAYAFAAALIAEGPEDEQTMRQVLAGTHPDVTALRTDKVIITIKEARALVERSYFSPSAGRYRVIVVEDADRMVERTSNVLLKALEEPPEKTVWVLCAPSEADLLPTIRSRVRPLRLREPDVHDVARLIVERTGADPAVAEQAARHAQRHIGMAQRLATDESARRRRDATLRSVLSVRGVGSAVEVAGEIIQAATDDAKSLTAERDAAERASLLRTVGIAEGQAVPPALRAQISALEDDQKKRATRSLRDGIDRVLTDLQSMFRDVMMLQYGRGDDLINRELRAELDGLAAAWPVERTLVVLDHLAETREALERNVAPTLALESLLVTVASGRKP, from the coding sequence ATGACCGCGACTCTCGCCCCGTTCCCGTGGACGGACGTATGGGGGCAGGATGCCGCGGTCGAGGCGCTGCGTTCGGCCGCCTCCGACCCTGCGTCGCTCTCGCACGCATGGCTCATCACGGGCCCACCAGGATCTGGACGTTCCACGCTCGCCTACGCCTTCGCTGCAGCGCTGATCGCCGAGGGGCCGGAAGACGAGCAGACCATGCGGCAGGTGCTGGCCGGGACGCATCCCGACGTGACGGCCCTGCGCACCGACAAGGTGATCATCACCATCAAAGAGGCCCGCGCCCTCGTCGAGCGCTCGTACTTCTCCCCGTCGGCGGGGAGATACCGGGTCATCGTGGTGGAGGACGCCGATCGGATGGTGGAGCGCACCTCCAACGTCCTGCTCAAGGCTCTCGAGGAACCACCGGAGAAGACGGTCTGGGTCCTGTGTGCCCCGAGCGAGGCCGATCTGCTCCCCACCATCCGCTCCAGGGTCCGACCGCTGCGCCTGAGGGAACCGGACGTCCACGACGTCGCGCGGCTGATCGTCGAACGCACCGGCGCCGACCCGGCGGTCGCGGAGCAGGCGGCACGCCATGCGCAACGACACATCGGCATGGCGCAGCGCCTGGCGACGGATGAATCGGCCAGGCGCCGCAGGGACGCCACGCTCCGCTCGGTACTGTCCGTACGCGGAGTGGGCTCCGCCGTGGAGGTCGCCGGCGAGATCATCCAGGCCGCCACCGACGATGCGAAGTCGCTCACGGCGGAACGCGATGCCGCCGAACGCGCCTCGCTGCTGCGCACCGTCGGCATCGCGGAGGGGCAGGCGGTGCCGCCCGCGCTGCGTGCGCAGATCTCCGCTCTGGAAGACGATCAGAAGAAGCGCGCGACGCGGAGCCTCCGGGACGGCATCGACCGGGTGCTCACCGACCTGCAGTCGATGTTCCGCGATGTGATGATGCTGCAGTACGGTCGGGGCGACGATCTCATCAACCGCGAACTGCGCGCCGAACTCGACGGGCTCGCCGCCGCCTGGCCCGTGGAACGTACGCTGGTCGTGCTCGATCATCTTGCCGAGACCAGAGAGGCACTGGAGCGCAACGTCGCACCGACGCTGGCTCTGGAGAGTTTGCTCGTGACCGTCGCGAGCGGGAGGAAACCGTGA
- the topA gene encoding type I DNA topoisomerase, with product MAEGKKLVIVESPTKMRSIQGYLGDDYEVLSSVGHIRDLADKKDIPAADKEAYGKYSIDIDNGFDPYYVVSDRKTKTVAELKRALKNADEVLLATDEDREGEAIAWHLLETLKPKVPVKRMVFHEITKDAIQAAVGNTRELDLALVDAQETRRILDRLYGWDVSPVLWYKVKTGLSAGRVQSAATRMIVERERERMAFVSADYWDVEASAASGSSFRVRLVRVDGGQLARGTDFDDTGKLKKAVVVLSEEDATALAHAVDAAAAGAVTKVEAKPGTRSPYAPFTTSTLQQEAGRKLSMSAKQAMSVAQRLYEKGFITYMRTDSVALSTQAVQAARSQAVALYGDSAVPLKPRVYKSKSKNAQEAHEAIRPSGENFRKPASVAGELDKEELRLYDLIWKRTVASQMADAKYETTTVTISVDADGRNAEFTASGTVYTFKGFLDAYEEGKDEKRDADADSNQSLPAVAVGDRLTMSDAEAKGHKTNPKPRYTEASLVKALEEHGIGRPSTFASIIGTVIDRGYATKRGQALVPTWMAFSVVRLLEEHFSDLIDYDFTAALEDDLDAIARGEQKRVEWLHSFYFGSEDHVGLRQVVDNLGEIDARALNSTRITDNAVLRFGKYGPYLEVIDPSKPDERGRIVNVPEDLAPDELTPEKAQELIDAPVAGDRVLGENPENGRIIVVKDGRYGPYVQENLPEDDAVVDGATGEVVEAPKKKTAKKDAPKPRTGSLFRSMSVDTIDLDTALALLSLPRVVGTDPETGDEITAQNGRYGPYLKKGTDSRSLESEQQIFDVTLEQALEIYKQPKYGAGSRRASSALAEFDADPVSGKPIRVRDGRFGPYVTDGETNVTIPRGQKPEDITFEIAVQMLADKRAKGPAPKRGAKKAPAKKAAATKAPAKKTAAAKPKTDAEKAAARSAAAKKAAATRAAKKKQAEA from the coding sequence TTGGCTGAAGGCAAGAAGCTCGTCATCGTCGAGTCCCCGACGAAGATGCGGTCGATCCAGGGGTACCTCGGCGACGACTACGAGGTGCTCAGCTCCGTCGGTCACATCCGCGACCTCGCGGACAAGAAGGACATCCCTGCCGCCGACAAGGAGGCATACGGGAAGTACTCGATCGACATCGACAACGGCTTCGACCCGTACTACGTGGTGTCGGATCGCAAGACGAAGACCGTCGCCGAGCTCAAGCGCGCCCTCAAGAACGCCGACGAAGTCCTCCTCGCCACTGATGAGGACCGCGAGGGTGAGGCCATCGCATGGCACCTCCTCGAGACGCTCAAGCCCAAGGTGCCCGTCAAGCGGATGGTGTTCCACGAGATCACCAAGGACGCCATCCAGGCCGCCGTCGGCAACACCCGCGAACTCGACCTCGCGCTCGTCGACGCGCAGGAGACCCGTCGCATCCTCGACCGTCTGTACGGCTGGGACGTCTCACCCGTGCTCTGGTACAAGGTCAAGACCGGCCTGTCCGCAGGACGCGTGCAGTCCGCCGCCACCCGCATGATCGTCGAGCGGGAGCGCGAGCGAATGGCGTTCGTCTCCGCCGACTACTGGGATGTCGAGGCATCCGCCGCCAGCGGATCCTCCTTCCGCGTGCGCCTCGTGCGCGTCGACGGAGGGCAGCTCGCCCGCGGCACGGACTTCGACGACACCGGAAAGCTCAAGAAGGCCGTCGTCGTCCTCTCCGAGGAGGATGCCACCGCCCTCGCCCACGCCGTGGACGCCGCGGCGGCGGGAGCCGTCACGAAGGTCGAAGCGAAGCCGGGAACACGCAGCCCGTACGCCCCGTTCACCACCTCCACCCTCCAGCAGGAGGCAGGACGCAAGCTCTCGATGAGTGCGAAGCAGGCGATGAGCGTTGCACAGCGCCTGTACGAGAAGGGTTTCATCACCTATATGCGTACGGACTCGGTCGCGCTGAGCACGCAGGCCGTGCAGGCCGCGCGCAGCCAGGCCGTCGCCCTGTACGGCGACAGCGCGGTGCCGCTGAAGCCCCGCGTCTACAAGTCCAAGAGCAAGAACGCCCAGGAGGCGCACGAGGCGATCCGCCCGTCGGGGGAGAACTTCCGCAAGCCCGCCTCCGTCGCCGGTGAGCTCGACAAGGAAGAGCTCCGGCTGTACGACCTCATCTGGAAGCGCACCGTCGCCAGCCAGATGGCCGACGCCAAGTACGAGACCACCACCGTGACCATCTCGGTCGACGCGGACGGCCGGAATGCGGAGTTCACCGCATCGGGCACGGTCTACACGTTCAAGGGCTTCCTCGACGCCTACGAAGAGGGCAAGGACGAGAAGCGCGACGCCGACGCCGACTCGAACCAGTCGCTTCCGGCCGTCGCCGTCGGCGACCGACTCACGATGTCGGATGCCGAGGCCAAGGGGCACAAGACCAACCCGAAGCCCCGCTACACCGAGGCATCGCTGGTGAAGGCCCTCGAAGAGCACGGCATCGGCCGCCCGTCGACCTTCGCCAGCATCATCGGCACCGTGATCGACCGCGGCTACGCGACCAAGCGCGGCCAGGCGCTCGTACCGACCTGGATGGCCTTCAGCGTGGTGCGGCTGCTCGAGGAGCACTTCTCCGACCTCATCGACTACGACTTCACCGCTGCGCTCGAGGACGACCTCGACGCGATCGCCCGCGGCGAGCAGAAGCGCGTCGAATGGCTGCACTCGTTCTACTTCGGCTCCGAGGATCACGTCGGACTGCGTCAGGTCGTCGACAACCTCGGCGAGATCGACGCGCGGGCTCTGAACTCGACCCGCATCACCGACAACGCCGTCCTCCGCTTCGGCAAGTACGGTCCGTACCTCGAGGTCATCGACCCGAGCAAGCCCGATGAGCGGGGCCGGATCGTCAACGTGCCGGAAGACCTCGCCCCCGACGAACTGACGCCCGAGAAGGCACAGGAACTCATCGATGCGCCCGTCGCCGGCGATCGTGTGCTGGGCGAGAACCCGGAGAACGGCCGCATCATCGTCGTCAAGGACGGCCGCTACGGTCCTTACGTGCAGGAGAACCTGCCGGAGGACGACGCCGTCGTCGACGGTGCGACCGGCGAGGTCGTCGAGGCACCGAAGAAGAAGACGGCGAAGAAGGACGCACCCAAGCCCCGCACCGGCTCGCTGTTCCGCTCGATGTCGGTCGACACGATCGACCTCGACACCGCCCTGGCACTGCTGAGCCTTCCGCGAGTCGTCGGTACCGACCCGGAGACCGGCGACGAGATCACGGCGCAGAACGGTCGATACGGTCCGTACCTGAAGAAGGGCACGGACTCGCGGTCGCTCGAGAGCGAGCAGCAGATCTTCGACGTGACGCTGGAACAGGCGCTCGAGATCTACAAGCAGCCCAAGTACGGCGCCGGTTCGCGCCGAGCCTCCAGCGCGCTCGCCGAGTTCGACGCCGACCCGGTCAGCGGCAAGCCGATCCGGGTGCGCGACGGCCGCTTCGGCCCCTACGTCACCGATGGCGAGACCAACGTCACCATCCCGCGCGGTCAGAAGCCGGAGGACATCACCTTCGAGATCGCCGTCCAGATGCTCGCCGACAAGCGCGCGAAGGGACCGGCTCCCAAGCGTGGAGCCAAGAAGGCTCCGGCCAAGAAGGCCGCTGCGACGAAGGCACCTGCCAAGAAGACGGCCGCGGCGAAGCCGAAGACCGATGCCGAGAAGGCGGCGGCACGATCGGCAGCAGCCAAGAAGGCCGCCGCGACGCGCGCTGCCAAGAAGAAGCAGGCGGAGGCGTGA
- a CDS encoding DUF4244 domain-containing protein produces the protein MDTIPTLTTRRAASLFADESGAATAEYAITTMAAVAFAGLLVVIMRSDEVRGILTDLVRRALTVS, from the coding sequence ATGGACACCATTCCCACACTCACGACAAGACGTGCGGCCTCGCTGTTCGCCGACGAGTCCGGGGCGGCGACGGCAGAATACGCCATCACGACCATGGCTGCGGTCGCATTCGCCGGGCTTCTCGTCGTCATCATGCGGTCGGATGAGGTGCGCGGCATCCTCACCGACCTCGTGCGCCGCGCGTTGACGGTCTCGTGA
- a CDS encoding type II secretion system F family protein, whose protein sequence is MVSLLRRSHDSPGAASAAASVRTLAVLLQAGAAPLRAWRHLADSGDLIAQSVVARCDGGLPLTEAIEAEGGAWGDVAAAWDVASTVGAPLAEMLRSLAETMQDAASAADDVRIALAEPAGTARLLLWMPLAGLLLGFALGFDTVGVLLGNPIGIGCLIAGLLLVLGARVWTRRLLRRAQPDPGSPGMHADLMAVALSGGASISRSLRIVEDASSHDRLHSGRTAQVLELSRAAGVPAGELLRAAAAQERHDARVTGRMRAAKLSSQLLVPLGVCTLPAFLLLGVAPLILSVLTSTPLPI, encoded by the coding sequence GTGGTGAGTCTTCTCCGTCGCTCGCACGACAGCCCAGGAGCTGCGTCCGCTGCGGCCTCGGTGCGCACGCTCGCCGTGCTGCTGCAGGCAGGAGCCGCGCCGCTTCGTGCCTGGCGGCACCTCGCCGACTCCGGTGACCTCATCGCGCAGTCCGTCGTCGCGCGATGCGACGGCGGACTGCCGCTCACGGAGGCGATCGAGGCCGAGGGCGGGGCATGGGGCGACGTCGCAGCCGCGTGGGACGTCGCCTCCACCGTCGGTGCGCCCCTGGCCGAGATGCTGCGCTCCCTCGCTGAGACGATGCAGGATGCCGCGTCGGCGGCTGACGACGTGCGCATCGCCCTCGCCGAGCCGGCGGGCACCGCGCGCCTCCTGCTGTGGATGCCGTTGGCAGGCCTCCTGCTCGGGTTCGCGCTGGGATTCGACACGGTCGGCGTGCTCCTGGGCAATCCGATCGGCATCGGGTGCCTGATCGCCGGACTCCTGCTGGTGCTCGGCGCGCGCGTGTGGACGCGGCGGCTGCTGAGACGCGCACAGCCCGACCCGGGCAGCCCGGGGATGCACGCCGACCTCATGGCCGTCGCCCTGAGCGGCGGGGCGTCCATCTCGCGCTCGCTCCGCATCGTGGAGGACGCCTCGTCGCACGACCGCCTGCACAGCGGGCGCACCGCACAGGTGCTCGAGCTGTCCAGGGCGGCGGGAGTGCCGGCCGGAGAGCTGCTCAGGGCCGCAGCGGCGCAGGAGCGTCACGACGCCAGGGTGACCGGGCGGATGCGCGCGGCGAAGCTGTCGTCCCAACTGCTCGTCCCGCTCGGCGTGTGCACGCTTCCGGCGTTCCTGCTGCTGGGCGTCGCGCCGTTGATCCTCTCCGTACTCACCTCGACCCCGCTGCCGATCTGA
- a CDS encoding IMPACT family protein: MTAPRRATIAHAVDHEIVIKRSRFIAHVAPVSSAEEADAVIAAVRRRAWDARHNCSAQVTGPWGERARSSDDGEPSGTAGVPMLEVIKRRELTDLVAVVTRYFGGVKLGAGGLVRAYSSAVSEALDHAALVDRRLLSGVEMACAHAEAGRFENLLRDWVRGRDAVLDAPAYGSRVVFTLWVSPEDVSQLTAELAAASAGAVRAEPTGVERVLAVPRG, encoded by the coding sequence ATGACCGCGCCCCGACGAGCCACGATCGCGCACGCCGTCGACCACGAGATCGTGATCAAGAGATCGCGGTTCATCGCACACGTCGCCCCTGTCTCCTCCGCGGAGGAGGCGGATGCCGTGATCGCCGCCGTTCGTCGTCGCGCGTGGGATGCCCGGCACAACTGCTCGGCGCAGGTCACGGGGCCCTGGGGTGAGCGGGCCCGCTCCTCCGACGACGGAGAACCCTCAGGGACGGCCGGGGTGCCGATGCTCGAGGTCATCAAGCGACGTGAGCTCACCGACCTCGTCGCGGTCGTGACGCGGTACTTCGGGGGCGTCAAGCTCGGTGCCGGTGGTCTGGTGCGGGCATACTCGTCCGCCGTGTCCGAGGCGCTGGATCATGCGGCGCTCGTCGACCGGCGGCTGCTCTCCGGTGTCGAGATGGCGTGCGCGCACGCCGAGGCGGGGCGGTTCGAGAATCTGCTGAGGGACTGGGTGCGCGGGCGGGATGCCGTGCTCGATGCGCCGGCATACGGCAGCCGCGTCGTCTTCACGCTGTGGGTCTCGCCCGAGGACGTGTCGCAGCTCACCGCGGAACTCGCGGCCGCGTCCGCCGGCGCCGTCCGTGCGGAGCCGACCGGTGTGGAGCGCGTCCTCGCCGTGCCGCGCGGCTGA
- a CDS encoding TadE family type IV pilus minor pilin yields the protein MISTMRGDQRGSVAAELALALPAVALTLLLGAGALGAAARLVSLQDAVADAARLLGRGESEARAHAAVAAAAADARVERGSRGDLVCVTGRIDAQIGRLISIPLTATSCALDGGL from the coding sequence GTGATCTCGACGATGCGCGGCGACCAACGCGGCTCGGTGGCCGCGGAACTCGCGCTCGCGCTCCCCGCAGTGGCGTTGACGCTGCTGCTGGGAGCCGGGGCGCTCGGGGCGGCGGCGCGGCTGGTGTCCCTGCAGGATGCCGTCGCCGACGCCGCCAGGCTCCTCGGCCGCGGCGAGAGCGAGGCGAGGGCACATGCGGCCGTCGCGGCGGCCGCCGCCGATGCACGTGTCGAGCGGGGGAGCCGTGGCGATCTCGTCTGCGTGACCGGGCGGATCGACGCGCAGATCGGGCGGTTGATCAGCATCCCGCTGACCGCGACGAGCTGCGCGCTCGACGGAGGCCTGTGA